A single window of Spirochaetota bacterium DNA harbors:
- the carB gene encoding carbamoyl-phosphate synthase large subunit, which produces MPKRTDINKILIIGSGPIVIGQACEFDYSGTQACKALRSLGYSIVLVNSNPATIMTDPDMADATYIEPLNMEMLEMIIEKERPDALLPNLGGQTALNLSSELHKKGILDKYGVQIVGVQADAIERGEDRIAFKETMNRLGIATPKSEPAYSVQEAERIAERIGFPMVIRPAYTMGGTGGGLVYNLEELRVIVSRGLSASPVGQVLVEESVLGWEELELEVVRDSKGKMITVCFIENVDAMGVHTGDSFCVAPMLTISAELQKKLQEYSYSIVESIEVIGGTNVQFAHDPATGRIVVIEINPRTSRSSALASKATGFPIAFVSSLLACGITLDEIPYWRDGTLDKYTPSGDYVVVKFPRWGFEKFEGVQDRLGTQMRSVGEAMSIGKNYKEALHKAIRSMETGRYGLGFARDFHERGLDELMAMLGDATSERQFIMYEALRKGADIDTLSSRTYIKRWFIEQMKELVDLEEEILAYGGKDLPEELLRRAKRDGFSDRYLARITGMAESELRQRRLAFGIRQAWDAIPVSGVENAAYYYSTYIGEDRVGVSDHRKIMVLGGGPNRIGQGIEFDYCCVHAAFTLRDMGYESIMVNCNPETVSTDYDTSDKLYFEPLTVEDVLSIYEKEKPEGIIVQFGGQTPLNIAGELLRAGVKIIGTTPESIDLAEDRDRFRKVIDRLGIPQPRSGMASTLKQALSIGEEIGYPLIVRPSYVLGGRAMEIIHYPEMLKQYMEAAVEVSPERPILIDKFLENAIETEADAICDGENAFVPAVMEHIELAGIHSGDSACVIPPVSIGEKHIWTIEDYTRRIAVELNVVGLMNIQYAILGETVYILEANPRASRTVPLVSKVCNIPMAKIATRVMMGSKIIDMVLKSVRIRHFGVKESVFPFNMFSEVDPVLGPEMRSTGEVLGMSENFGLAYFKAQAAAQQILPMRGTVLITVNKKDRPQALEVARELAGLGFTIMTTNGTGRFMAESGLNSTMVMKLHQGRPNIIDHIKNNEIHLLINSPQGRQSEHDDSYIRKAAIKYRIPYITTMAAATAAVKSIRAREHGHLEVRSLQSYHAAPPA; this is translated from the coding sequence ATGCCCAAACGCACCGACATCAACAAGATACTCATAATCGGTTCGGGCCCCATCGTGATCGGACAGGCCTGCGAGTTTGATTATTCCGGAACCCAGGCCTGCAAGGCGCTCCGCTCGCTCGGTTATTCCATCGTGCTGGTCAACTCCAACCCGGCGACGATCATGACCGATCCCGACATGGCTGACGCCACCTACATCGAACCGCTGAACATGGAGATGCTGGAGATGATTATTGAAAAGGAGCGGCCCGATGCGCTCCTCCCCAACCTCGGGGGCCAGACCGCCCTCAACCTCTCGTCCGAACTGCACAAAAAGGGCATCCTCGACAAATACGGCGTGCAAATCGTCGGCGTGCAGGCGGACGCGATCGAGCGCGGCGAGGACCGTATCGCCTTCAAGGAAACCATGAACAGGCTCGGCATTGCCACGCCGAAGAGCGAGCCGGCCTACAGCGTGCAGGAGGCCGAGAGAATCGCCGAGCGGATCGGCTTTCCAATGGTCATCCGCCCCGCCTACACAATGGGCGGCACCGGCGGCGGGCTCGTCTATAACCTGGAGGAGCTGCGCGTCATCGTATCGCGCGGGCTATCGGCGAGCCCGGTGGGCCAGGTACTGGTCGAGGAGTCGGTCCTCGGCTGGGAGGAACTGGAACTCGAGGTTGTGCGCGATTCGAAGGGTAAGATGATAACGGTGTGCTTCATCGAGAACGTCGACGCAATGGGCGTCCACACGGGCGACTCGTTCTGCGTGGCTCCGATGCTCACCATCAGCGCGGAGCTCCAGAAGAAACTTCAAGAGTATTCATACTCAATCGTCGAGTCGATCGAGGTGATCGGCGGAACCAACGTGCAGTTCGCCCACGACCCGGCCACCGGCCGCATCGTGGTCATCGAGATCAATCCGCGCACCTCCCGCTCGTCGGCGCTGGCATCAAAGGCCACCGGCTTTCCGATCGCCTTCGTCTCGTCGCTTCTGGCGTGCGGGATTACGCTCGACGAGATCCCCTACTGGCGCGACGGTACGCTCGACAAATACACGCCCTCGGGCGACTACGTTGTCGTGAAATTCCCGCGCTGGGGCTTCGAGAAATTCGAGGGCGTACAGGACCGTCTCGGCACGCAGATGCGCTCGGTGGGCGAGGCCATGAGCATCGGTAAAAACTACAAGGAGGCTCTGCATAAGGCCATACGCTCCATGGAGACCGGACGCTACGGCCTCGGCTTCGCCAGGGACTTCCACGAGCGCGGCCTCGATGAGCTTATGGCAATGCTCGGCGACGCCACCAGCGAGCGTCAGTTCATCATGTATGAGGCGCTCCGCAAGGGCGCGGACATCGACACGCTTTCCTCGAGGACGTACATCAAGCGCTGGTTCATCGAGCAGATGAAGGAGCTCGTGGACCTCGAAGAGGAAATACTCGCTTACGGGGGGAAGGATCTGCCGGAGGAACTGCTCCGAAGGGCCAAGCGTGACGGCTTTTCGGACCGGTATCTCGCCCGGATAACGGGAATGGCGGAAAGCGAACTTCGGCAGCGCCGGCTTGCGTTCGGAATACGGCAGGCGTGGGACGCCATTCCGGTGAGCGGCGTGGAAAACGCCGCATACTATTATTCGACCTATATCGGCGAGGACCGCGTCGGCGTCTCCGACCACCGCAAGATCATGGTGCTGGGCGGAGGCCCCAACCGCATCGGCCAGGGGATCGAGTTCGATTACTGCTGCGTTCACGCGGCCTTCACGCTCCGCGACATGGGCTACGAATCCATCATGGTAAACTGCAATCCCGAGACGGTCTCGACCGACTACGACACCTCGGACAAACTCTACTTCGAACCGCTCACCGTGGAGGACGTGCTCTCCATCTACGAAAAGGAGAAGCCCGAGGGAATCATCGTCCAGTTCGGCGGACAGACGCCGCTGAACATCGCGGGCGAGCTGTTGCGCGCGGGTGTAAAAATCATCGGCACCACGCCCGAATCCATCGACCTGGCCGAGGACCGCGACCGCTTCCGCAAGGTCATCGACCGGCTCGGCATTCCCCAGCCCCGCTCGGGCATGGCGAGCACCCTGAAGCAGGCGCTTTCAATCGGCGAGGAAATAGGCTATCCGCTCATCGTGCGCCCGTCGTACGTCCTGGGTGGGCGGGCCATGGAGATCATCCACTATCCCGAAATGCTCAAGCAGTACATGGAGGCGGCGGTGGAGGTCTCGCCCGAGCGCCCCATTCTCATCGACAAGTTTCTCGAGAACGCAATAGAGACGGAGGCCGACGCCATATGCGATGGAGAGAACGCTTTCGTCCCCGCGGTGATGGAGCATATTGAGCTTGCGGGAATCCACTCGGGCGATTCGGCCTGTGTCATTCCGCCGGTGAGCATCGGCGAAAAGCACATCTGGACCATCGAGGATTACACACGGCGTATCGCCGTCGAGCTCAACGTCGTCGGCCTCATGAACATCCAGTACGCAATCCTCGGAGAGACGGTCTACATACTCGAGGCCAACCCGCGGGCCTCACGCACGGTGCCGCTGGTTTCCAAGGTGTGCAACATCCCCATGGCGAAGATCGCCACGCGCGTGATGATGGGCTCCAAAATTATCGACATGGTGCTCAAGAGCGTGCGCATACGCCATTTCGGCGTCAAGGAGTCGGTGTTCCCGTTTAACATGTTCTCGGAGGTGGACCCGGTGCTGGGACCCGAGATGCGCTCGACCGGAGAGGTGCTTGGGATGTCGGAAAACTTCGGTCTGGCCTACTTCAAGGCCCAGGCCGCCGCGCAGCAGATACTGCCCATGCGCGGCACCGTGCTCATCACCGTCAACAAGAAGGACAGGCCGCAGGCCCTGGAGGTGGCGCGGGAGCTCGCGGGCCTTGGCTTTACCATCATGACGACCAACGGCACCGGCCGGTTTATGGCCGAAAGCGGGCTGAATTCGACGATGGTGATGAAACTCCACCAGGGACGGCCCAACATCATCGACCATATAAAGAACAACGAGATCCACCTCCTCATCAACTCGCCGCAGGGACGGCAAAGCGAGCATGACGACTCCTATATCAGAAAGGCCGCGATCAAGTATCGCATCCCCTATATCACCACCATGGCCGCGGCCACGGCGGCGGTAAAGAGCATACGCGCCCGCGAGCACGGGCACCTTGAGGTGCGCTCGCTGCAGAGCTACCACGCGGCACCGCCGGCCTGA
- a CDS encoding DUF4080 domain-containing protein: MTTRIEKYPDIILLGINARYSHSNPALYSLRAYCRGLDRRIEILETSINAASNRILADVIASRPGLVGISVYIWNARVVRGLLPGIKTALPDCRVVLGGPEVTHAPAEWLSMSGVDCVVAGPGEAAFRKIASGDFNIRERLIRGANPPFTELPFLYDDTDFARFANRYVYYESGRGCPYRCAYCLSSRGDARLEFRELSMVLRELDVLIAKAPGTVKFVDRTFNARPERARAIWRHLIDSGTEKRFHFEVHPALLADEDLALLETARPGLFQFEVGVQSTNEETLRAVHRAEDWPASRRAIARLIAPGNIRTHLDLIAGLPYDTLETIARSFDEAHSLRPDHLQLGFLKVLPGTEMRERAVDYELSFNPEPPYEVISNRWLFAGEIALLHRVEGLVDSLYNSGRFRDMLLNLAPRFAGPFAMFRALADHWVKCGLDPRKKDPGIAVRTLASFAAAV; this comes from the coding sequence ATGACGACGCGCATTGAGAAATACCCGGACATCATTCTCCTCGGCATCAATGCGCGTTACTCGCATTCCAATCCTGCGCTCTACTCCCTGCGCGCGTACTGCCGCGGGCTCGACCGGCGCATCGAAATCCTCGAAACGAGCATAAACGCAGCGTCCAACAGAATACTCGCGGACGTCATCGCCTCGCGTCCCGGCCTCGTCGGAATCTCGGTGTACATCTGGAACGCACGCGTGGTGCGCGGGCTTCTTCCGGGGATAAAGACCGCACTGCCCGATTGTCGCGTTGTGCTCGGCGGGCCCGAGGTCACGCACGCGCCCGCGGAGTGGCTTTCGATGAGCGGGGTCGACTGCGTGGTGGCGGGCCCCGGCGAGGCGGCCTTTCGGAAAATCGCCTCGGGTGATTTCAACATCCGCGAGAGACTCATCCGCGGCGCCAATCCTCCGTTCACCGAACTCCCTTTCCTCTACGACGACACCGACTTCGCGCGCTTCGCCAACCGCTACGTCTATTACGAGTCCGGCCGCGGTTGTCCGTACCGCTGCGCCTACTGCCTCTCATCGCGCGGCGACGCGCGCCTGGAATTCCGCGAACTCTCCATGGTACTTCGCGAGCTCGACGTTCTGATCGCGAAGGCGCCCGGCACCGTCAAGTTCGTCGACCGCACCTTCAACGCCCGGCCCGAACGGGCGCGTGCGATCTGGCGGCACCTCATCGACTCGGGGACGGAAAAACGCTTCCATTTCGAAGTGCATCCGGCGCTCCTCGCGGACGAAGACCTCGCTCTGCTCGAAACCGCGCGGCCGGGGCTCTTCCAGTTCGAAGTCGGCGTTCAGTCCACGAACGAGGAGACCCTCCGCGCGGTGCACCGCGCGGAGGACTGGCCGGCATCGCGCCGCGCCATCGCGCGCCTTATCGCGCCGGGCAATATCCGCACGCACCTGGACCTCATCGCCGGCCTTCCGTACGATACCCTCGAAACGATCGCGCGCTCCTTCGACGAGGCGCATTCACTTCGGCCGGACCATCTGCAGCTCGGCTTTTTAAAGGTACTGCCGGGAACCGAGATGCGCGAGCGCGCAGTCGACTATGAATTATCGTTCAATCCCGAGCCGCCGTACGAGGTCATCTCGAACCGCTGGCTCTTTGCGGGCGAAATCGCCCTCCTTCACCGCGTGGAGGGCCTCGTCGATTCGCTGTACAATTCGGGCCGCTTCCGCGACATGCTTCTGAATCTCGCGCCGCGCTTTGCCGGCCCCTTCGCCATGTTCCGCGCGCTTGCGGACCACTGGGTAAAATGCGGTCTCGATCCGCGCAAAAAAGACCCCGGCATAGCGGTCCGGACCCTCGCCTCATTCGCCGCCGCGGTCTGA
- a CDS encoding YfcE family phosphodiesterase encodes MKILVISDSHGSVVMLQRIIEREAQFDCLVHCGDGVADLLNVRLPHGVPVTRVSGNVDRARGIVLPAAEALEAEGLRILVTHGDAFRVENDYGILIEAARAHGFDLALFGHTHIKYLRNHRPVLFNPGPAIGGSYGVVEILDGAPVFRHERCEDTEDAATGGSLA; translated from the coding sequence ATGAAGATACTGGTAATTTCCGATTCACACGGCAGCGTCGTCATGTTGCAGCGCATAATCGAGCGCGAAGCCCAGTTCGATTGCCTCGTACACTGCGGCGACGGCGTTGCCGACCTGCTGAACGTGCGCCTTCCGCACGGCGTGCCGGTGACTCGCGTGTCGGGAAATGTGGACCGCGCGAGGGGAATAGTTCTTCCGGCGGCGGAGGCGCTGGAGGCGGAAGGGCTGCGCATTCTCGTAACGCACGGCGATGCCTTTCGGGTCGAGAACGATTATGGCATTCTCATTGAGGCGGCGAGGGCGCACGGGTTCGACCTGGCGCTGTTCGGACATACGCACATCAAGTATCTGAGGAACCACAGACCGGTTCTTTTCAATCCCGGGCCGGCCATCGGCGGATCATACGGAGTGGTTGAGATTCTGGATGGAGCGCCGGTTTTTCGTCATGAGCGCTGCGAGGACACCGAAGACGCGGCTACTGGAGGCTCCCTCGCTTGA
- a CDS encoding PAS domain S-box protein, whose product MADISRSVFDADPNAVFVINRNFEILDSNNVFRDTFPAYESGEKQHCYRLVAPDDRDTPCPDCLARKTFLAGEESTCEFKGERNGAVAHYRKRAMPLGKARGGVEAVMIVIEDVTERVISEQKLRHRADELEAAINRRNEEQQEKEKKLTVLVNTVYGIKGAHDMRESVDKIICGFKELGARTTAFALFEDEDMYIFKIHPPDILQKLNGIFKIAIPGVHLRPRKNPGNPFVQTALVGKPAFYRGEREVFGFFKQCFPAAFDNEIAEAAYLFNGQSQAVFPLKTQDATVGVIAISVDDGPFEENFEYFSFLANSAAVEISRQRNSEKLFKSELKYRNLVECSRDMIILCNNDGRIKYSNRIFHELTGLSTKRGKAIDLYSLFPQTHRERVREVIAASVQNGSPTEPLELRMKTQSRGELWIEMMVNSVSREMQGFQIVARDITRRKSLETLVGNLSAFQEKILQNDFIGIITTDLSGKITSWNTGASLILGYGASETLDRNIAEFVINDDRPVYHEFLSRDPLAAQRNREMKMRKKGEGAVDIMYIESAMKDEKDRPIAVIAFFFDNGEKARLEEKWRELTFRLQQAQLITIVSLAKLAEYRDIETGLHLERIMKYTEILARELSLTDEYRDYISEDYIIDLVNSCPLHDIGKVGIPDVILHKPARLSPDEFEIIKRHSVIGGDTIAEAEKKVRGRSYLNLGKEIAYYHHERWDGTGYPQGLQGRDIPLSARIVAVSDVYDALISKRPYKEAYPHETAVNIIQESSGTHFDSAVVDAFMKLEGEFASLKRGSLQ is encoded by the coding sequence ATGGCCGATATTTCTCGCAGCGTATTCGACGCCGATCCGAACGCGGTTTTCGTAATCAACCGAAATTTCGAGATACTCGACAGCAATAACGTGTTCCGCGATACCTTCCCCGCATACGAGAGCGGGGAAAAGCAGCACTGTTACCGTCTGGTCGCGCCCGACGATCGCGACACGCCCTGCCCCGACTGCCTCGCCCGGAAGACTTTTCTTGCCGGCGAGGAATCCACCTGCGAATTTAAAGGCGAGAGAAACGGCGCCGTTGCGCATTACCGTAAAAGGGCGATGCCCCTGGGTAAGGCGCGCGGTGGTGTCGAGGCGGTCATGATCGTCATTGAAGACGTCACCGAACGCGTCATTTCCGAGCAAAAACTGCGCCACCGGGCGGATGAGCTCGAGGCCGCCATAAACAGGCGGAATGAGGAGCAGCAGGAGAAGGAAAAAAAACTCACCGTACTGGTGAACACGGTTTACGGGATCAAGGGCGCGCACGACATGCGCGAGAGCGTCGACAAGATCATCTGCGGATTCAAGGAGCTTGGAGCGCGGACAACGGCCTTCGCCCTCTTCGAGGACGAGGACATGTACATATTCAAGATACACCCGCCGGATATCTTACAGAAGCTCAACGGCATTTTCAAGATCGCGATCCCCGGCGTGCACCTGCGGCCGCGTAAAAACCCGGGCAATCCCTTCGTTCAGACGGCCCTCGTCGGGAAACCCGCCTTTTACAGGGGCGAGCGCGAGGTATTCGGATTTTTCAAGCAGTGTTTCCCGGCGGCCTTCGACAACGAGATCGCCGAGGCGGCATATCTCTTCAACGGGCAATCGCAGGCGGTTTTCCCGCTGAAAACCCAGGACGCCACGGTCGGCGTGATCGCGATCTCGGTCGATGACGGGCCATTCGAGGAGAACTTCGAGTATTTCAGCTTCCTCGCCAATTCGGCCGCCGTGGAAATCAGCCGCCAGCGCAACTCGGAAAAGCTTTTCAAATCTGAGCTCAAGTACCGCAACCTCGTCGAGTGTTCGCGCGACATGATCATCCTGTGCAACAACGACGGCAGGATCAAATACTCCAACCGCATCTTCCACGAGCTGACCGGGCTTTCGACGAAGCGGGGCAAGGCCATCGATCTCTATTCGCTTTTTCCCCAGACGCACCGGGAGAGGGTCAGGGAGGTTATAGCCGCGAGCGTGCAAAACGGCTCGCCCACCGAGCCGCTCGAGCTCCGGATGAAGACCCAGTCCCGCGGCGAGCTGTGGATAGAGATGATGGTTAACTCCGTCTCGCGCGAAATGCAGGGGTTTCAGATCGTCGCGCGCGACATCACCCGCCGCAAGAGCCTCGAGACGCTGGTGGGGAACCTTTCGGCCTTCCAGGAGAAGATACTCCAGAACGATTTTATCGGCATCATCACCACCGACCTCTCGGGAAAGATAACGAGCTGGAACACCGGCGCCTCGCTCATACTCGGATACGGTGCGTCAGAGACGCTGGACAGGAATATAGCCGAATTCGTGATAAACGATGACAGACCCGTCTACCACGAATTCTTATCGCGCGACCCGCTCGCCGCCCAGCGTAACCGCGAGATGAAAATGCGCAAAAAGGGCGAAGGCGCCGTCGACATCATGTACATCGAGTCGGCCATGAAGGACGAGAAGGACCGCCCGATCGCGGTCATCGCCTTCTTTTTCGACAACGGAGAGAAGGCGCGCCTGGAAGAGAAGTGGCGCGAGCTCACCTTCAGGCTTCAGCAGGCGCAGCTCATCACGATCGTGTCGCTCGCCAAGCTCGCGGAATATCGCGATATCGAGACGGGGCTCCACCTGGAGCGGATAATGAAGTACACGGAGATACTGGCGCGCGAGCTCTCGCTGACCGACGAATACCGGGATTACATCTCCGAGGACTACATAATCGACCTGGTAAACTCGTGCCCGTTGCACGACATCGGAAAGGTCGGCATCCCCGACGTGATACTCCACAAGCCGGCCCGCCTCTCGCCTGACGAGTTCGAGATCATCAAGCGGCATTCGGTCATCGGCGGCGACACCATCGCCGAGGCGGAGAAGAAGGTGCGCGGGAGGTCATACCTCAACCTGGGAAAGGAGATCGCCTATTATCACCACGAGCGGTGGGACGGCACTGGATATCCGCAGGGCCTTCAGGGCAGGGATATCCCGCTCTCCGCGCGGATCGTGGCCGTTTCGGACGTCTATGACGCGCTTATCAGCAAGCGGCCTTACAAGGAAGCCTATCCGCACGAAACCGCGGTGAACATTATCCAGGAAAGCTCGGGCACACACTTCGACTCCGCGGTGGTGGATGCCTTCATGAAGCTTGAAGGAGAGTTCGCGTCACTCAAGCGAGGGAGCCTCCAGTAG
- a CDS encoding propionyl-CoA synthetase, giving the protein MKGAYQKAYEESLKNPDEFWGRAAKAVHWDRPYEKVLDDSKKPFYRWFTGGDLNTCYNALDRHVLGGRADQAALIYDSPVTGTVARYTYRELLDRVALFAGVLAENRVGKGDTVIIYMPMIPEALIAMLACARIGAVHSVVFGGFAPNELAVRIDDARPALIVTASCGIEGKKVIEYKPLIDRAIDLAEHKVKRTIIYQRPQASAALTEGRDVDWAEAEKKAKPAGCVSLKATDPLYILYTSGTTGMPKGVVRDNGGHAVALTWSMKNIYGMEPGDVFWAASDVGWVVGHSYIVYGPLLYGCTTIMYEGKPVGTPDPGAFWRVISDHGVSALFTAPTAFRAIKKEDPNGEYLKKYDLSKFRTLFLAGERLDPDTYHWASAMLGKPVIDHWWQTETGWAIAASCMGLESLPIKAGSPTKPVPGFHVEILDGDGKSVPNGTEGVVAIRLPLPPGTFPTLWKNDDKFRESYLDIYPGYYFTGDGGYYDTDGYIYIMGRVDDVINVAGHRLSTGAMEEIISQHPDVAECAVVGAADTFKGQLPLGFVVLKSGVERDPNEIVNDLVRMVRDQIGAVACFKQAVVVKRLPKTRSGKILRGTMRKIADAETYGVPSTIDDPVVLEEIKDSLGSAGYKRA; this is encoded by the coding sequence ATGAAGGGAGCGTATCAGAAGGCATACGAAGAATCGCTTAAAAATCCGGATGAATTCTGGGGAAGGGCGGCGAAGGCCGTGCACTGGGACCGGCCGTACGAAAAGGTGCTCGATGATTCAAAGAAGCCCTTTTACCGCTGGTTTACCGGCGGCGATCTGAACACCTGCTACAACGCGCTCGACCGCCACGTGCTGGGCGGAAGGGCGGATCAGGCGGCGCTGATCTATGACAGCCCGGTGACGGGGACCGTGGCGCGTTACACCTACCGCGAGCTCCTCGACAGGGTCGCGCTCTTTGCCGGGGTCCTTGCCGAAAACAGGGTCGGGAAGGGCGACACGGTGATCATCTACATGCCGATGATACCCGAGGCCCTCATCGCCATGCTCGCGTGCGCGCGCATCGGCGCTGTGCATTCGGTGGTGTTCGGCGGTTTTGCCCCCAACGAACTCGCGGTGCGGATAGATGACGCGCGGCCGGCGCTCATCGTCACGGCCTCGTGCGGGATAGAGGGCAAGAAGGTGATCGAATACAAGCCGCTCATCGACCGTGCCATCGACCTCGCCGAACACAAGGTAAAACGGACCATCATCTATCAGCGCCCCCAGGCGTCCGCGGCGCTTACCGAGGGGCGGGACGTCGACTGGGCCGAGGCCGAGAAAAAGGCGAAGCCGGCCGGCTGCGTGTCGCTGAAGGCAACCGATCCGCTGTATATACTCTACACCTCCGGGACCACCGGAATGCCCAAGGGCGTGGTGCGCGACAACGGCGGACACGCGGTGGCGCTCACCTGGAGCATGAAGAACATCTACGGAATGGAGCCTGGAGACGTATTCTGGGCCGCCTCGGACGTTGGCTGGGTGGTTGGCCACTCGTACATTGTGTACGGGCCGCTGCTGTACGGCTGCACCACCATCATGTACGAGGGCAAGCCCGTCGGCACCCCCGATCCGGGAGCTTTCTGGCGCGTGATATCCGACCACGGCGTCAGCGCACTCTTCACGGCGCCGACAGCCTTTCGCGCCATAAAGAAGGAAGACCCGAACGGCGAGTACCTTAAAAAATACGACCTGTCGAAGTTTCGAACGCTCTTCCTTGCCGGCGAGCGGCTCGATCCCGACACCTACCACTGGGCGAGCGCCATGCTGGGCAAGCCGGTCATCGACCACTGGTGGCAGACCGAAACCGGCTGGGCCATTGCCGCCAGCTGCATGGGGCTGGAGTCGCTGCCGATAAAGGCGGGTTCGCCTACCAAGCCGGTGCCCGGTTTCCATGTTGAGATTCTCGACGGCGACGGCAAATCCGTCCCAAACGGCACAGAGGGCGTGGTGGCCATCAGGCTGCCCCTGCCTCCGGGGACCTTCCCGACGCTCTGGAAGAACGACGACAAATTTCGCGAGTCATATCTCGACATCTACCCCGGCTATTACTTTACCGGTGACGGCGGCTACTACGACACCGACGGGTATATCTATATCATGGGGCGCGTCGATGACGTCATCAACGTGGCCGGGCACCGCCTGTCGACCGGCGCCATGGAGGAGATAATCTCACAGCACCCTGACGTCGCCGAGTGCGCCGTTGTGGGCGCGGCGGACACCTTCAAGGGGCAGCTGCCGCTGGGCTTCGTGGTGCTTAAAAGCGGCGTGGAGCGCGATCCGAACGAGATCGTGAACGACCTGGTGCGCATGGTGCGCGATCAGATCGGCGCGGTCGCGTGCTTCAAGCAGGCCGTTGTCGTGAAACGCCTGCCGAAAACACGGTCCGGAAAAATTCTGCGAGGGACTATGCGCAAGATAGCCGATGCGGAAACGTACGGCGTTCCCTCAACGATCGACGATCCGGTGGTTCTGGAGGAGATAAAGGATTCGCTTGGGTCGGCGGGGTACAAGAGGGCTTGA